From a region of the Paraburkholderia hospita genome:
- a CDS encoding type II toxin-antitoxin system RelE/ParE family toxin — MKRAEQGNLGDCKDLGDGVSEMRIDVGTGIASITLEGRVVYLLLSGGDKSAQASDIRRAKDLWESFRKEPLKQTTRMCF, encoded by the coding sequence ATCAAGCGCGCTGAGCAGGGCAATCTCGGGGATTGCAAAGATCTCGGAGATGGTGTCTCAGAAATGCGCATTGATGTAGGAACTGGTATCGCGTCTATTACGCTCGAGGGACGAGTGGTTTACCTGCTGCTATCTGGCGGCGACAAGTCCGCTCAAGCATCAGACATCCGCCGCGCGAAAGACCTATGGGAAAGCTTTAGGAAGGAGCCTTTGAAGCAGACGACCAGGATGTGCTTCTAG
- a CDS encoding DUF6429 family protein, with amino-acid sequence MNINTDAIDEAALALLYLTLHDQYRAWKGFDWDVLNRLYEKGFICDPVNKTKSVVFTEEGLRESERLFRQHFAIPDRTD; translated from the coding sequence ATGAATATCAATACCGACGCCATCGACGAAGCCGCCCTCGCACTTCTCTACCTGACTCTGCACGATCAGTACCGCGCGTGGAAAGGCTTCGACTGGGATGTGCTGAATCGCCTCTACGAAAAGGGCTTCATTTGCGACCCGGTCAACAAGACGAAGTCGGTGGTCTTCACCGAGGAAGGGTTACGTGAGTCCGAGCGGCTTTTCAGGCAGCATTTTGCTATCCCGGACCGCACGGATTAA
- the istA gene encoding IS21 family transposase has product MSGTRITDQQVRLFMNHRKHHTQEFAAAKSGMSERTARRVEHDAGLPSQQPRRYWRSRPDPFADVWESEVVPLLRSAPRLKAITLLRKLQEDHPARFPDSMRRTLERHISQWRALEGPNKEVFFPQTYQPGARGLSDFTHMDKLGVTIGGVPFNHLLYHFVLAFSRWEYANVVDGGESFQALATGLQNALWQAGGCPREHRSDSLSAAFRNLQEEEDFTVRYAALLEHYGMEGTRNNRGLGHENGSVESSHRYLKDQVDQALELRGHRDFADRAAYDEFVRGVVMRRNRRNAAAFQIEREYLLDLPEYRTTDFAEEEARVTRCGTFTVRCVLYSAPSRLIGHRLKVRVYGDRLDCYLSGALVHSTPRATRTSKGRGRGIDYRHFIDSLKRKPQAFRGLAFRDDLFPREAYRRTWERLDQALTPRSACKTMVGLLELAGNHGVEAQLAERLDALLELGELPDLRALFDEFAPRQAECPVVVVEMPTAALYDTLLDEEVLA; this is encoded by the coding sequence ATGTCTGGAACCCGCATTACCGACCAACAGGTCCGCCTCTTCATGAACCATCGTAAACACCATACCCAGGAGTTCGCTGCGGCGAAGTCAGGCATGAGCGAGCGCACGGCGCGGCGGGTCGAACACGACGCCGGACTGCCGTCGCAGCAGCCCCGACGCTACTGGCGTTCGCGCCCTGATCCGTTCGCCGACGTCTGGGAGAGCGAAGTCGTCCCGTTGCTGCGCAGTGCGCCCAGGCTGAAGGCGATCACCCTGCTGCGCAAATTGCAGGAAGACCATCCGGCGCGCTTTCCCGACAGCATGCGGCGCACGCTTGAGCGGCATATCAGCCAGTGGCGTGCGCTCGAAGGGCCGAACAAGGAAGTGTTCTTCCCTCAAACGTATCAGCCCGGCGCGCGAGGCCTGTCGGACTTCACGCACATGGACAAGCTGGGCGTGACGATCGGCGGCGTCCCATTCAACCACCTGCTGTATCACTTCGTGCTGGCGTTCTCGCGCTGGGAGTACGCCAACGTGGTCGATGGCGGCGAAAGCTTCCAGGCGCTCGCGACGGGATTGCAGAACGCACTGTGGCAGGCAGGAGGCTGCCCGCGCGAACACCGCTCCGACAGCCTGTCGGCGGCCTTCAGGAACCTGCAGGAAGAGGAAGACTTCACAGTTCGCTATGCGGCGTTGCTCGAACACTACGGGATGGAAGGCACGCGCAACAACCGGGGCCTGGGTCATGAGAATGGCAGTGTCGAATCTTCACATCGCTACCTGAAGGATCAGGTTGATCAGGCGCTGGAGCTGCGCGGCCATCGCGACTTCGCCGATCGGGCCGCCTACGACGAGTTCGTGCGCGGGGTCGTGATGCGCCGGAACCGGCGCAATGCCGCGGCGTTCCAGATCGAGCGCGAATACCTGCTGGATCTGCCTGAGTACCGCACCACCGACTTCGCCGAGGAAGAGGCGCGCGTGACCCGCTGCGGCACCTTCACCGTGCGCTGCGTGCTGTACAGCGCGCCATCGCGGCTGATCGGCCATCGTCTGAAGGTGCGTGTCTACGGCGACCGGCTCGATTGCTACCTGTCCGGCGCGCTCGTGCACAGCACGCCGAGAGCCACGCGCACCAGCAAGGGTCGCGGTCGCGGCATCGATTACCGGCACTTCATCGACTCGCTTAAACGCAAGCCGCAGGCCTTCAGGGGCCTCGCGTTCCGGGATGATCTGTTTCCACGCGAAGCCTACCGCCGGACCTGGGAACGACTGGATCAGGCACTGACGCCACGCAGCGCCTGCAAGACCATGGTGGGGCTGCTGGAACTCGCCGGGAACCACGGCGTCGAGGCACAACTGGCCGAGCGGCTCGATGCATTGCTCGAGCTCGGTGAACTGCCTGATCTGAGGGCGCTGTTTGATGAGTTCGCGCCGCGCCAGGCCGAGTGTCCTGTGGTGGTGGTCGAGATGCCGACGGCCGCGCTTTATGACACGTTGCTCGATGAGGAGGTGCTCGCATGA
- a CDS encoding 4'-phosphopantetheinyl transferase family protein: protein MLAAVDVTWDAVHQNEAQSNMFALNALSSRAVQIAARGSLPDDIGVWHVPLRFTGNCASDMPFLDAEERAKATRFRNTADQVRFSLTRSVLRELLGVFLGIDPVQVKIRTTSRGKPELASSIRGRLLFNVSHSGAHALIAISRKRVVGVDIELVDKAIAWRELATLVCTPGERKMIEVSMPDTQHEEFYRCWTAKEALLKALGLGITENLLALTIDLRAVERTSLSPQVAAEAHALDALRAMKCCWIRDIPDYSACLAYETDM from the coding sequence ATGCTCGCCGCGGTCGACGTCACATGGGATGCTGTACATCAAAACGAGGCACAATCAAATATGTTTGCTTTGAACGCACTGTCGTCTCGGGCTGTCCAAATTGCTGCTCGAGGTAGTTTGCCGGACGATATCGGTGTTTGGCATGTACCCCTGCGCTTCACAGGGAACTGCGCTTCCGATATGCCATTTCTCGATGCAGAGGAGCGGGCAAAAGCCACACGCTTTCGCAATACGGCGGATCAGGTTCGTTTTTCCTTGACACGCTCTGTATTACGGGAGTTGCTGGGAGTTTTTTTGGGAATCGATCCGGTTCAGGTGAAGATCCGTACGACCAGCCGCGGAAAGCCAGAGCTTGCGTCCTCCATACGCGGAAGACTGCTGTTCAACGTGTCTCACTCTGGAGCTCATGCTCTGATCGCGATATCGCGCAAACGTGTGGTTGGTGTTGATATTGAGCTTGTTGACAAGGCCATCGCATGGCGTGAACTGGCAACACTCGTTTGTACGCCGGGCGAGCGTAAGATGATAGAAGTCTCAATGCCGGACACGCAACATGAGGAATTTTATCGTTGCTGGACGGCCAAAGAGGCTTTGCTGAAGGCGCTGGGTCTGGGAATCACTGAAAATCTGCTGGCATTGACTATCGATCTGCGTGCGGTCGAGCGAACATCACTCTCACCGCAAGTAGCCGCCGAAGCGCATGCTCTCGATGCGCTACGGGCTATGAAGTGCTGCTGGATTCGGGATATTCCCGACTATTCTGCATGCCTCGCCTACGAGACGGACATGTGA
- a CDS encoding rubredoxin: MEYKSWMCLICGWIYDEEAGLPEEGIAPGTRWEDVPINWTCPECGARKEDFEMVQI; encoded by the coding sequence ATGGAATATAAGAGCTGGATGTGCCTGATCTGCGGCTGGATCTACGACGAAGAAGCCGGTCTGCCAGAGGAAGGAATCGCGCCGGGCACGCGCTGGGAAGATGTTCCCATCAATTGGACCTGTCCCGAGTGCGGTGCGCGCAAGGAAGACTTCGAGATGGTGCAGATCTGA
- a CDS encoding tyrosine-type recombinase/integrase: protein MTSRSPRRKRVVNAELERCKGDTGLMQRVFGADMTFASWCDRYADVYAERQNSPKSEQILRGHLKIIKAAPFASKPVPQVEPKEIGEWLKANTAAVSASHTSRLRSRLIDMLNEAIAEGLIKPGKKPVIALRNPKSEVARDRFTLDEFLSIVEHAKKQPENVWAARAFMLALITGQRREDVKGMEFNDVKDGFLWVEERKSQGRTKLKIPVTIGLKALGGLTIEDVIRECRDDIVSKHMIHHVRHKGTAKPGHSPKLGSFSTMFATYRDAAKVAVPEGKTPPTFHEIRSLAARLYGDEFGAEFAQALLGHKTPR, encoded by the coding sequence ATGACTTCAAGGTCGCCGCGTCGCAAGCGCGTCGTCAATGCCGAGCTGGAGCGATGCAAAGGCGACACGGGCCTGATGCAGCGGGTGTTCGGCGCCGACATGACGTTCGCGAGCTGGTGCGATCGCTATGCCGACGTTTATGCGGAGCGCCAGAACAGCCCAAAGAGCGAGCAGATCCTGCGCGGCCATCTCAAAATCATCAAGGCCGCGCCGTTCGCCAGCAAGCCGGTGCCGCAGGTCGAGCCGAAGGAGATTGGCGAGTGGCTGAAGGCGAACACGGCAGCCGTCAGCGCATCGCACACGTCGCGGCTGCGCAGCCGCCTGATCGACATGCTCAACGAAGCGATCGCCGAGGGACTGATCAAACCCGGCAAGAAACCGGTCATCGCGCTGCGCAATCCAAAGAGCGAAGTCGCGCGCGACCGGTTTACGCTGGACGAATTCCTGTCGATCGTCGAGCACGCGAAGAAGCAGCCGGAAAACGTGTGGGCTGCGCGCGCGTTCATGCTGGCCCTGATCACAGGCCAGCGCCGCGAGGACGTCAAGGGTATGGAGTTCAACGACGTCAAGGACGGCTTCCTCTGGGTCGAGGAGCGAAAGAGCCAAGGGCGTACAAAGCTGAAGATCCCGGTGACGATCGGCCTGAAGGCGCTCGGCGGTCTGACGATCGAGGACGTCATCCGCGAGTGCCGCGACGACATCGTCTCGAAGCACATGATTCACCACGTGCGGCACAAGGGCACGGCGAAGCCAGGACACAGCCCGAAGCTCGGCAGCTTCTCGACCATGTTCGCGACATACCGTGACGCGGCGAAGGTCGCAGTGCCGGAAGGCAAAACGCCGCCGACGTTCCACGAGATCCGGTCACTAGCCGCACGCCTGTACGGCGACGAGTTCGGCGCCGAGTTCGCTCAGGCTCTGCTCGGCCACAAGACCCCCAGATGA
- the istB gene encoding IS21-like element helper ATPase IstB, with protein MNAPAYDAGRMALMLGELRLPTIGRLWPDFAERSDKEGWQASRLLGALLEHELAERANRRIERHRTESHLDPTKTLATFDFGVVPMVSKAHVMALATGDSWLEKGATILLFGPPGGGKSHLGSAIGHALIDAGYRVLYTRTSEIVQKLQVARQSLQLPSALAKLDRFDLIILDDLSYVRKDQAETSVLFELIAERYERKSLLITANQPFSGWSDVFPDPGMTVAAIDRLVHHSTIFELNVESYRRRKASDKQNARRRQLPNNNDEGVATTI; from the coding sequence ATGAACGCCCCCGCTTACGATGCCGGCCGGATGGCGCTGATGCTGGGCGAGCTGCGACTGCCAACGATCGGCCGGTTGTGGCCTGACTTCGCTGAGCGCTCGGACAAGGAAGGCTGGCAGGCGTCCCGGCTGCTCGGTGCGCTGCTCGAACATGAACTTGCCGAGCGGGCCAATCGAAGAATCGAGCGCCATCGCACCGAGTCACATCTGGATCCGACCAAGACGCTCGCCACCTTCGACTTCGGCGTTGTACCCATGGTCTCGAAGGCCCACGTAATGGCGCTGGCCACCGGCGATTCGTGGCTTGAGAAAGGGGCCACGATCCTCCTGTTTGGGCCACCCGGCGGCGGCAAAAGTCATCTTGGGTCTGCGATCGGACACGCGCTGATCGACGCCGGCTATCGCGTCCTGTACACGCGTACCAGCGAGATCGTGCAGAAGCTTCAGGTCGCACGTCAGAGCCTGCAGCTGCCTTCCGCACTCGCCAAACTCGATCGCTTCGACCTGATCATCCTGGACGATCTGTCGTATGTGAGGAAGGACCAGGCCGAAACCAGCGTGTTGTTCGAGCTGATCGCCGAGAGGTATGAGCGGAAAAGTCTTCTGATAACGGCCAACCAGCCGTTCTCCGGCTGGAGCGACGTCTTCCCGGACCCCGGCATGACGGTGGCCGCCATTGACCGGCTCGTCCATCACTCGACGATCTTCGAGCTGAATGTTGAAAGCTACCGTCGCCGCAAAGCCAGCGACAAACAGAATGCGCGCCGGCGTCAATTACCCAACAACAATGACGAAGGCGTCGCGACAACCATATGA
- the ltrA gene encoding group II intron reverse transcriptase/maturase, protein MGAQQKTHRVLGSGGRGEAPRVADRGAEPVAANPEPESPSACDRLMEEVCERENLKQALKRVKANKGAPGVDGMTVQALPAYLREHWPTIGASLLEGTYQPQPVRRVEIPKPDGGGVRKLGIPSALDRLVQQAVLQVLQRQWDPTFSDSSYGFRPGRSAHQAVARAQGYIQAGHGWVVDLDLAQFFDRVNHDILMSRVASRISDKRLLKLIRAFLTAGVLENGLVGATDEGTPQGGPLSPLLSNLMLDDLDKLLEQRGLRFVRYADDCNVYVCSERAGQRVMAGLKAFLTGRLKLKVNEAKSAVARPRMRKFLGFTFSGGDRAKRRIAPKALARFKERIRELTQRKRGISIEQLMERLKRYLTGWRGYFGFCETPSTLQRLDEWVRRRVRCIFWQQWGNSRNRFRELTGRGIDRELAAQTVGSPHAAWRLSHSPALQRALTNRYLGSLGLPSLRL, encoded by the coding sequence ATGGGAGCGCAGCAGAAAACGCATCGCGTCCTCGGCAGCGGAGGCAGGGGTGAAGCCCCGAGGGTCGCAGATCGAGGGGCTGAACCTGTGGCGGCGAACCCCGAGCCTGAAAGCCCGTCGGCTTGTGACCGACTGATGGAAGAAGTCTGCGAAAGGGAGAACCTGAAGCAGGCGTTGAAGCGTGTGAAAGCGAACAAGGGTGCACCGGGCGTGGACGGCATGACGGTTCAGGCATTACCGGCGTACCTGCGGGAGCATTGGCCGACGATAGGGGCCTCACTGCTCGAGGGAACCTACCAACCACAACCTGTGAGACGGGTCGAGATACCCAAACCGGATGGAGGGGGCGTGCGCAAGCTCGGTATTCCCTCTGCGCTCGACAGGCTCGTCCAGCAGGCGGTGTTGCAGGTGCTGCAAAGGCAGTGGGACCCGACGTTCTCGGACTCCAGTTATGGCTTCCGTCCGGGACGCTCGGCGCATCAGGCCGTGGCGCGTGCGCAGGGCTACATCCAGGCAGGACATGGCTGGGTGGTAGATTTGGATCTGGCGCAATTCTTTGACCGCGTGAACCACGATATCCTGATGTCCCGGGTGGCCAGCCGGATTAGCGACAAGCGTTTGCTGAAGCTGATCCGCGCCTTCCTGACCGCGGGTGTGCTGGAGAACGGGCTGGTTGGTGCAACGGATGAGGGCACGCCCCAGGGCGGTCCGCTGTCACCGTTATTATCCAATCTGATGCTCGACGATCTTGACAAACTGCTTGAGCAACGCGGACTGCGGTTCGTGAGGTACGCCGACGATTGCAACGTCTACGTATGCAGCGAACGTGCCGGCCAGCGGGTGATGGCAGGGCTGAAGGCCTTCCTCACCGGCAGGTTGAAGCTGAAGGTCAATGAAGCGAAGAGCGCGGTCGCGCGGCCTCGCATGCGGAAGTTTCTGGGATTCACGTTCTCAGGCGGAGACAGGGCCAAAAGGCGCATTGCGCCCAAGGCACTGGCCCGCTTCAAGGAGCGCATCCGGGAACTGACTCAACGCAAACGAGGGATCAGCATCGAGCAGTTGATGGAGCGGCTAAAACGCTACCTCACCGGGTGGCGTGGCTACTTCGGCTTCTGCGAGACGCCAAGTACATTACAGCGACTTGATGAGTGGGTGCGCCGACGAGTTCGCTGCATCTTCTGGCAACAGTGGGGCAACAGCCGCAACCGGTTCCGGGAGTTGACGGGTCGCGGAATTGACCGGGAACTGGCCGCCCAAACGGTCGGTTCTCCTCACGCTGCATGGCGCCTGAGTCATAGTCCGGCCCTGCAACGTGCACTCACCAACCGCTATCTTGGCTCCCTCGGACTTCCATCGTTGCGACTATAG
- a CDS encoding co-chaperone GroES, whose product MNLRPLHDRVIVKRLDQETKTASGIVIPEAAAEKPDQGEILAVGPGKRDDKGALIALDVKIGDRVLFGKYAGQTVKVDGNELLVMREEDIMAVVNK is encoded by the coding sequence ATGAACCTTCGTCCTTTGCATGATCGCGTGATCGTCAAGCGTCTGGATCAGGAAACCAAGACCGCGTCGGGCATCGTGATCCCCGAAGCCGCAGCAGAAAAGCCGGATCAAGGCGAAATCCTGGCAGTCGGCCCGGGCAAGCGTGACGACAAGGGCGCCCTGATCGCGCTTGACGTCAAGATCGGCGATCGCGTCCTGTTCGGCAAGTACGCAGGCCAGACCGTCAAGGTCGACGGCAACGAACTGCTGGTGATGCGCGAAGAAGACATCATGGCCGTTGTCAACAAGTAA
- the cysC gene encoding adenylyl-sulfate kinase, with translation MQPFVQRFNGTITGRDRALMLGHRPVTVWLTGLSGAGKSTIAFRLERELMSMGHACYVLDGDNVRHGLTSDLSFSKEDRRENIRRVAHVAQLMNDAGLIVIAALISPMGEDRAMARGIIGTDSFVETYVSASANDCAKRDPKGLYAKAQAGTITSFTGVTAPYEPPPNPDLLVDTTTLTEADSVSRVLDHLRQHFLLQR, from the coding sequence ATTCAGCCTTTTGTACAACGCTTCAACGGCACCATCACCGGCCGCGACCGCGCATTGATGCTCGGACACAGGCCCGTTACCGTATGGCTCACGGGCTTGTCCGGCGCCGGCAAATCGACGATCGCGTTCCGACTGGAGCGCGAACTCATGTCGATGGGACACGCGTGCTACGTGCTCGACGGCGACAACGTCCGCCACGGCCTGACAAGCGATCTCAGCTTTTCGAAGGAAGACCGGCGAGAGAACATCCGCCGGGTCGCGCACGTCGCGCAATTGATGAACGACGCGGGGCTGATCGTGATCGCCGCGTTGATCTCGCCGATGGGTGAAGACAGAGCAATGGCCCGCGGCATCATCGGAACCGACAGTTTTGTCGAGACTTATGTGTCCGCTTCAGCAAACGATTGCGCGAAGCGTGATCCCAAAGGGCTGTATGCGAAGGCCCAGGCGGGAACCATCACTTCGTTCACTGGCGTGACGGCACCGTATGAACCTCCGCCGAACCCTGACTTGCTTGTCGATACGACCACGCTGACAGAAGCGGATAGCGTGTCACGTGTGCTAGATCATTTGCGCCAACACTTTCTGCTGCAACGCTGA
- a CDS encoding excisionase: protein MNWIRNGRIRPVPRKVGREYFCKPNAEYVDPVAERIERMANGR from the coding sequence ATGAACTGGATCCGCAACGGTCGCATCCGGCCGGTGCCACGCAAGGTCGGTCGCGAGTACTTCTGCAAGCCGAACGCCGAGTACGTTGACCCGGTCGCCGAGCGCATCGAAAGGATGGCAAATGGCCGCTAG
- a CDS encoding hydroxymethylpyrimidine/phosphomethylpyrimidine kinase, translated as MASNTPPIVLTFGLSDPTGGAGLQADLMTLASMGCHGVSVLTGYTVRDSASCDEVTGLDPEVVATQARMLLEDMPIAAFKVGAATRAEVVSAIAEVVADYDDIPLILAPDFTLDDEHVLAADELREAIADLLAPQTTLLVADTTALLALAQPDGDAEAPSLDAAISHLLSQGCEYILSTETGTHRLVNTLFSEDGQLRQDMWDRGQQRIMGITDTLGAAIAALLANGQEPAEAVREAQEYLFQAMQAAFRPGMGAYLPDRFFWARSSDDEVPLGGGSDASPGEARH; from the coding sequence ATGGCCAGCAACACCCCTCCGATCGTTCTCACCTTCGGCCTGTCCGACCCGACGGGCGGCGCCGGATTGCAAGCCGACCTGATGACGCTTGCCAGCATGGGTTGCCACGGCGTGTCCGTGCTGACCGGCTACACGGTGCGCGACTCGGCGAGCTGCGACGAGGTCACCGGGCTCGACCCTGAAGTCGTCGCGACCCAGGCGAGGATGCTGCTCGAGGATATGCCCATCGCCGCCTTCAAGGTCGGCGCCGCCACGCGCGCGGAAGTGGTCAGCGCGATCGCCGAAGTAGTCGCCGATTACGACGACATCCCGCTCATCCTCGCACCTGACTTCACGCTCGACGACGAGCATGTGCTCGCCGCCGACGAGCTGCGCGAAGCCATCGCTGATCTGCTCGCGCCGCAAACCACGCTGCTCGTCGCGGATACGACTGCCCTGCTAGCGCTCGCGCAGCCGGACGGCGATGCCGAAGCGCCGAGCCTCGACGCCGCGATCTCACATCTGCTGTCGCAGGGTTGCGAATACATCCTGTCGACGGAAACGGGCACGCATCGGCTCGTCAACACGCTGTTCAGCGAAGACGGCCAGTTGCGGCAGGACATGTGGGACCGTGGGCAGCAACGGATCATGGGCATCACCGATACGCTCGGCGCCGCGATTGCCGCATTGCTGGCTAATGGCCAGGAACCGGCCGAGGCGGTCCGCGAAGCGCAGGAGTATCTGTTCCAGGCGATGCAGGCTGCGTTTCGGCCGGGAATGGGGGCTTATCTTCCGGATCGCTTCTTCTGGGCGAGAAGCAGCGATGATGAGGTGCCCCTGGGCGGCGGGTCGGACGCGTCGCCGGGTGAGGCGCGGCACTAA
- the groL gene encoding chaperonin GroEL (60 kDa chaperone family; promotes refolding of misfolded polypeptides especially under stressful conditions; forms two stacked rings of heptamers to form a barrel-shaped 14mer; ends can be capped by GroES; misfolded proteins enter the barrel where they are refolded when GroES binds): MAAKDVVFGDSARAKMVEGVNILANAVKVTLGPKGRNVVLERSFGGPTVTKDGVSVAKEIELKDKLQNMGAQMVKEVASKTSDNAGDGTTTATVLAQSIVREGMKYVASGMNPMDLKRGIDKAVTAAIEELRKISKPCTTNKEIAQVGAISANSDTSIGDRIAEAMDKVGKEGVITVEDGKSLQDELDVVEGMQFDRGYLSPYFINNPDKQVAVLENPFVLLHDKKVSNIRDLLPILEQVAKAGRPLLIIAEDVEGEALATLVVNNIRGILKTVAVKAPGFGDRRKAMLEDIAILTGGQVIAEETGLTLEKATLNELGQAKRIEVGKENTTIIDGAGEAATIEARVKQVRTQIEEATSDYDREKLQERVAKLAGGVAVIKVGAATEVEMKEKKARVEDALHATRAAVEEGIVAGGGVALIRARSAIGSVKGDNADQDAGIKIVLRAMEEPLRQIVTNGGEEASVVVAAVAAGTGNYGYNAATGEYGDLVEAGVVDPTKVTRTALQNAASVAGLLLTTDAAVCELPKEDAPMGGGMPGGMGGMGMDM, translated from the coding sequence ATGGCAGCTAAAGACGTCGTGTTCGGCGATTCCGCCCGTGCCAAGATGGTTGAAGGCGTGAACATTCTCGCCAACGCAGTGAAGGTCACGCTGGGTCCGAAGGGCCGTAACGTTGTTCTCGAACGCAGCTTCGGCGGCCCGACGGTCACGAAGGACGGTGTTTCCGTCGCGAAGGAAATCGAGCTGAAGGACAAGCTCCAGAACATGGGCGCGCAAATGGTCAAGGAAGTTGCTTCCAAGACCAGCGACAACGCCGGTGACGGTACGACGACGGCAACGGTTCTGGCCCAGTCGATCGTTCGCGAAGGCATGAAGTACGTCGCATCGGGCATGAACCCGATGGACCTGAAGCGCGGCATCGACAAGGCCGTCACAGCCGCAATCGAAGAACTGCGCAAGATCAGCAAGCCCTGCACGACCAACAAGGAAATCGCACAGGTCGGCGCGATCTCGGCGAACAGCGACACGTCGATCGGCGATCGCATCGCTGAAGCGATGGACAAGGTCGGCAAGGAAGGCGTCATCACCGTCGAAGACGGCAAGTCGTTGCAAGACGAGCTGGACGTTGTCGAAGGCATGCAATTCGACCGCGGCTACCTGTCGCCGTACTTCATCAACAACCCGGACAAGCAAGTCGCCGTTCTCGAAAACCCGTTCGTGCTGCTGCACGACAAGAAGGTGTCGAACATCCGTGATCTGCTGCCGATTCTGGAACAGGTCGCGAAGGCTGGCCGTCCGCTGCTGATCATCGCTGAAGACGTCGAAGGCGAAGCGCTGGCTACGTTGGTCGTCAACAACATCCGCGGCATTCTGAAGACGGTTGCTGTCAAGGCTCCGGGCTTTGGCGACCGTCGCAAGGCGATGCTGGAAGACATCGCGATCCTGACGGGTGGTCAGGTCATCGCTGAAGAAACCGGCCTGACGCTCGAAAAGGCAACGCTGAACGAACTGGGTCAAGCGAAGCGTATCGAAGTGGGCAAGGAAAACACGACGATCATCGACGGCGCAGGCGAAGCAGCAACCATCGAAGCGCGCGTGAAGCAGGTTCGCACGCAAATCGAAGAAGCGACGTCGGACTACGACCGTGAAAAGCTGCAAGAGCGCGTGGCCAAGCTGGCTGGCGGCGTTGCAGTGATCAAGGTTGGTGCAGCGACCGAAGTCGAAATGAAGGAAAAGAAGGCACGTGTCGAAGACGCACTGCACGCAACGCGCGCAGCTGTGGAAGAAGGCATCGTGGCTGGCGGCGGCGTCGCGCTGATCCGCGCACGCAGCGCAATCGGCAGCGTGAAGGGCGACAACGCTGACCAGGACGCAGGTATCAAGATCGTTCTGCGCGCAATGGAAGAGCCGCTGCGCCAGATCGTCACGAACGGCGGCGAAGAAGCCAGCGTCGTGGTGGCAGCAGTTGCAGCCGGCACGGGCAACTACGGCTACAACGCAGCAACGGGCGAGTATGGTGATCTGGTGGAAGCCGGTGTCGTCGACCCGACCAAGGTGACGCGTACGGCACTGCAGAACGCAGCTTCGGTTGCTGGCCTGCTGCTGACGACGGACGCAGCTGTCTGCGAACTGCCGAAGGAAGACGCACCGATGGGTGGTGGCATGCCCGGCGGTATGGGCGGCATGGGCATGGACATGTAA